One Niabella beijingensis DNA window includes the following coding sequences:
- the radC gene encoding RadC family protein has translation MKNTNAIKNWAEDDRPREKLINQGAAALSNSELLAILIQNGTPQQSAVGLAKEILQLGDNSLNKLGKHSLADFMKIKGIGKAKAVTISAALELGRRRQTGGLPQLPVVNTSKEIGAFLRGRLMDYLHEVFAVIFLNQKNAVIHFEIVSEGGITGTVADPRIILKKALEKNAVGIILAHNHPSGNLSPSRADAFLTNKIREAAAFMDIRVMDHIIVSDEGYYSFADEGMLHS, from the coding sequence ATGAAAAACACAAATGCCATTAAAAACTGGGCGGAAGACGACCGTCCGCGTGAAAAACTTATCAATCAGGGAGCTGCCGCACTTAGTAATTCGGAGTTGCTGGCCATTCTTATCCAGAACGGTACCCCTCAACAATCTGCTGTAGGTCTGGCAAAAGAAATACTTCAGCTCGGAGACAACAGCCTGAACAAACTCGGGAAACATTCCCTGGCCGATTTTATGAAAATAAAAGGCATCGGCAAAGCCAAAGCCGTAACCATCAGCGCCGCTCTTGAACTGGGCCGCCGCCGGCAAACCGGCGGCCTGCCACAATTACCCGTAGTAAATACCAGTAAGGAGATCGGGGCCTTTTTGCGGGGGCGGCTGATGGACTACCTCCATGAGGTTTTCGCTGTTATTTTCCTGAATCAAAAAAATGCAGTCATCCACTTTGAAATTGTCAGCGAAGGGGGCATCACAGGAACCGTTGCCGACCCAAGAATCATCCTGAAAAAAGCCCTTGAAAAAAACGCGGTGGGTATTATTCTTGCCCACAATCACCCCTCCGGCAACCTGTCGCCCAGCAGGGCGGATGCCTTTCTGACCAATAAGATCCGGGAAGCGGCCGCCTTTATGGATATCCGTGTTATGGATCATATTATTGTAAGCGACGAAGGATATTACAGCTTTGCAGACGAAGGGATGTTGCACAGCTGA
- a CDS encoding thioredoxin family protein, giving the protein MKQFLFLSIAFVSTIAAGAQDLKTFRIYRPDEDAREGIRKAVVTAKKENKHVLVQIGGNWCIWCARFYQFTKTDPVADSIIKSAYVVYHLNYSKENKNLPVLADYSYPQRFGFPVFLVLDKEGKLLHTQNSGYLEEGKGYSKDKVADFLSNWTPDALDPQKYKE; this is encoded by the coding sequence ATGAAGCAGTTTTTATTTTTATCCATCGCATTTGTAAGCACAATTGCTGCGGGTGCACAGGATCTTAAAACATTCCGGATCTACCGGCCGGATGAAGATGCCCGGGAAGGAATCCGTAAAGCGGTGGTTACAGCAAAGAAAGAAAACAAACATGTACTGGTGCAGATCGGTGGCAACTGGTGCATCTGGTGTGCAAGATTTTACCAGTTTACAAAAACGGACCCTGTTGCGGATTCGATTATAAAAAGTGCCTACGTGGTATATCATCTTAATTACAGCAAGGAGAATAAAAATCTTCCGGTGCTGGCAGATTACAGTTATCCCCAGCGCTTTGGATTCCCGGTATTCCTGGTATTGGACAAGGAGGGCAAGCTGCTCCATACTCAAAACTCCGGATACCTGGAAGAAGGTAAGGGATACAGTAAGGATAAGGTGGCGGATTTCCTTTCCAACTGGACACCTGATGCCCTGGATCCTCAGAAATATAAGGAGTGA
- a CDS encoding TonB-dependent receptor — protein sequence MQKKILGLIVLQLIVFIMGHAAPLKGNEEKAPAGGSLKGVVTDALTGQPLPEATISVPDLKLDVTTGKDGSYLIRSLPNGRLVVTVSYVGYKSFVGTVTVKGATVQDFKLAVSVVENEAVVVTGVSSSTQLKHAPTHISVLSQKELQQSSGTGLLDAVAKVPGVSIITTGPAIAKPSIRGLGYNRVVTLNDGVRQEGQQWGDEHGVELDEYSAQKIEVLRGPASLMYGSDAIGGVLNILTNVPVPENTIKANLSGSLNGNNNMQGGYANVAGNINGFNWNAYGSLKSAGDYKNRYDGDVLNSRFNEKNFGGYLGLNKSWGYSHLIFSSFDQHVGLVEGERDEEGRLELEGYEPGDKQLTGKTPLIPSQRIQHLKVALDNSFSLNNGSRITALVGFQRNQRKEFGDVETPEVPEAYFDLKTINYSAAYHLPLINGWKTSFGVNGMSQQNSNRADEALIPDYRLFDVGVYGYTSKTVNSTTISGGLRFDNRNISSKLTYEDGEEKFEPFTRSLSSFSGSIGLAHDFNEHITLKANASKGFRAPNMAELSANGVHEGTFRYEIGNRELKSEDSYSFDLGLDVNTEHVSLNVSPYINHINNYIYYQKLQNSAGVDSAIGNLYVYKFTQQSANLYGVEATLDIHPHPLDWLHFENSFSWTRGVFTNAVDGSDNLPLIAPLRLLTELRAEFPTQLKAFRNFYAKVEMDNVGAQNQYFSGYDTETATPAYTLFNAGIGSDIYWGGTKRAVVILAMNNIGDVAYQQHLSRLKYAPENPVTGRAGVFNMGRNFTARLILPFAWKVK from the coding sequence ATGCAAAAGAAAATATTGGGACTTATTGTCCTGCAGTTGATTGTTTTTATTATGGGGCATGCAGCTCCATTGAAAGGAAATGAAGAAAAAGCACCGGCCGGAGGATCGCTTAAAGGAGTGGTTACCGACGCGCTTACCGGGCAGCCGCTGCCGGAAGCTACTATTTCTGTTCCCGACCTGAAGCTGGATGTTACTACCGGGAAAGACGGTTCTTATCTGATCCGTTCATTGCCCAATGGCCGGCTTGTTGTGACGGTTTCCTATGTAGGGTACAAGTCCTTTGTGGGTACCGTAACAGTAAAGGGTGCCACCGTTCAGGATTTTAAACTGGCGGTATCCGTAGTGGAAAATGAAGCGGTAGTGGTTACCGGCGTATCTTCTTCAACCCAGTTGAAACATGCGCCCACGCATATCTCTGTATTGTCGCAGAAAGAGCTGCAACAGTCATCCGGCACCGGTCTTTTAGATGCGGTGGCAAAGGTGCCGGGCGTGTCCATCATCACAACCGGTCCGGCAATTGCCAAGCCTTCTATACGGGGCCTTGGTTATAACCGGGTGGTTACACTCAATGACGGGGTCCGGCAGGAAGGCCAGCAATGGGGGGATGAACATGGTGTGGAGCTGGATGAATACAGTGCACAAAAGATCGAGGTGCTCCGCGGACCGGCTTCCCTGATGTATGGAAGCGATGCGATCGGAGGGGTGCTGAATATCCTGACCAATGTGCCGGTGCCGGAAAATACGATAAAGGCCAACCTCTCCGGAAGCCTCAACGGCAATAACAATATGCAGGGCGGATACGCGAATGTGGCGGGAAATATAAACGGGTTTAACTGGAACGCATACGGAAGTCTTAAAAGCGCGGGCGATTATAAAAACCGCTACGATGGTGATGTGCTGAACAGCCGCTTTAATGAAAAGAACTTCGGGGGCTACCTGGGACTGAATAAATCCTGGGGCTATTCGCATCTTATCTTTTCCAGTTTTGACCAGCATGTGGGCCTGGTTGAAGGAGAGCGGGACGAAGAAGGCCGGCTGGAGCTGGAAGGATACGAGCCCGGAGATAAACAGTTGACCGGAAAAACGCCATTGATTCCCAGCCAGCGTATACAACATCTTAAGGTGGCCCTGGACAATAGTTTTTCTTTAAACAATGGCAGCCGTATCACAGCACTGGTGGGATTTCAGCGCAATCAGCGCAAGGAATTCGGGGATGTTGAAACGCCCGAAGTACCGGAAGCCTATTTTGATTTAAAAACCATCAATTACAGTGCGGCTTATCATTTACCGCTTATCAATGGCTGGAAGACTTCTTTTGGAGTGAACGGAATGAGCCAGCAGAACAGCAACAGGGCGGATGAGGCGCTGATCCCGGACTATCGGCTTTTTGATGTTGGCGTGTATGGCTATACTTCCAAAACCGTTAACAGTACTACTATTAGCGGGGGACTGCGGTTTGATAACCGTAATATCAGCAGCAAGCTGACCTATGAAGACGGTGAGGAAAAATTCGAGCCTTTTACCAGGAGTCTTTCCAGCTTCTCCGGAAGCATTGGGCTGGCGCATGATTTTAATGAGCATATTACGTTGAAAGCTAATGCCAGTAAGGGTTTCAGAGCACCAAATATGGCAGAACTGTCCGCCAACGGCGTGCATGAGGGGACGTTTCGTTACGAGATCGGGAACCGGGAGTTGAAAAGTGAGGATTCCTATTCCTTCGACCTTGGCCTGGATGTGAATACCGAGCACGTTTCACTGAATGTATCTCCCTATATCAATCATATCAATAATTATATCTATTATCAGAAATTGCAGAACAGTGCAGGCGTTGATTCCGCAATCGGGAATTTGTATGTCTATAAATTCACACAGCAAAGCGCCAATCTGTATGGGGTGGAAGCCACGCTGGATATACACCCGCATCCACTCGACTGGCTGCATTTTGAAAATTCATTCAGCTGGACAAGAGGCGTGTTTACCAATGCTGTTGATGGTTCGGACAATCTTCCCCTGATCGCGCCGCTGCGATTGCTGACAGAGCTGCGGGCAGAATTTCCTACACAGTTGAAAGCCTTCAGAAATTTCTATGCTAAAGTGGAAATGGACAATGTGGGCGCCCAGAACCAGTACTTTTCCGGTTATGATACGGAAACGGCTACACCGGCTTATACCTTGTTCAATGCGGGCATCGGAAGCGATATCTACTGGGGTGGAACAAAACGGGCGGTGGTTATCCTGGCAATGAATAATATCGGGGATGTGGCCTACCAGCAACACCTGAGCCGGTTGAAGTATGCTCCCGAAAACCCGGTTACGGGCAGGGCGGGGGTATTCAATATGGGCAGGAATTTTACGGCCCGGCTCATCCTGCCGTTCGCCTGGAAAGTAAAATAA
- a CDS encoding DUF4442 domain-containing protein translates to MKATDFLNILKHPVRYRMFLLSKLPLALWAGLRIRKADADQCTVSVPYKWMNKNPFRSTYFAALAMAAELSTGILAMAATLDQPAKVALLVVKLESEFFKKATGITLFTCADGAALLEAVQRAVNEKQPQQFAATSSGVNANGELIATFRITWSFKAK, encoded by the coding sequence ATGAAAGCAACCGACTTTTTAAACATTTTAAAACATCCTGTACGATACAGGATGTTTTTATTATCAAAACTGCCCCTTGCATTATGGGCCGGACTCCGGATCCGCAAAGCGGATGCTGACCAATGTACGGTATCCGTACCTTATAAATGGATGAACAAAAATCCGTTCCGGTCTACTTATTTTGCAGCATTGGCCATGGCTGCGGAATTAAGCACCGGGATCCTGGCAATGGCAGCTACGCTGGATCAGCCGGCAAAAGTAGCGTTGCTGGTGGTAAAGCTGGAATCTGAGTTTTTCAAAAAGGCAACAGGTATAACCCTTTTTACCTGTGCCGATGGTGCGGCATTGCTTGAAGCGGTACAGCGTGCCGTAAATGAAAAACAACCGCAGCAGTTTGCTGCAACATCCAGCGGGGTGAATGCAAACGGAGAACTTATTGCAACCTTCCGTATTACCTGGTCGTTTAAGGCAAAGTAG
- a CDS encoding MBL fold metallo-hydrolase RNA specificity domain-containing protein, with protein sequence MKIAFHGAAQTVTGSKHLITLKNGKKLLLDCGMYQGLGDQTDRLNRDFGFISSEVDVMILSHAHIDHSGLIPKLVNEGFRGKIFCSPATKDLTNILLMDSAEIQESDMRFLEKKRQGASSELQRPLYTIEDAKLAMTLFETREYGEWFDVIEGVQASFTDAGHIIGSQCVHLRIREDGKETHITFSGDLGRYRDVILRSPEVFPQADYIIMESTYGNSLHEDVRDTPEVLLEWINKVCVERKGKLIFPAFSVGRTQEILYALNQLEAQRVLPKIPFYVDSPLSIEATDVVKRFPQYFNRQIQHVLKNDDDPFSFPGLTYIKSVDESKALNFKNGPMVIISASGMADAGRVKHHISNNIENSRNAIVMTGYCEPHSLGGRLLAGAREVGIFGIDHQVNAEIGQVRSMSAHGDYEDMSQWLACQDPQQVKQLFLVHGEPEVQLDFKQRLIKKGFRDVLIPERHFEIGLT encoded by the coding sequence ATGAAGATTGCTTTTCATGGTGCGGCGCAAACTGTTACAGGATCCAAACACCTGATCACCTTAAAGAACGGAAAGAAGTTATTGCTTGATTGCGGCATGTACCAGGGGCTGGGCGACCAGACCGACCGGCTGAACAGGGACTTTGGTTTTATCAGCAGCGAAGTGGATGTAATGATCCTGTCGCACGCACACATCGATCACTCGGGGCTTATTCCCAAACTTGTGAACGAGGGATTCCGGGGAAAGATATTTTGCTCACCTGCAACAAAAGACCTGACGAATATCCTGTTGATGGACAGCGCGGAAATACAGGAGAGCGACATGCGGTTCCTGGAAAAAAAACGGCAGGGCGCCTCTTCCGAGTTACAGCGGCCGCTGTATACCATTGAAGATGCCAAGCTGGCAATGACCTTATTTGAGACCAGGGAATACGGGGAATGGTTTGATGTCATTGAAGGCGTTCAGGCGTCCTTTACAGACGCCGGTCATATTATTGGAAGTCAGTGTGTGCATTTAAGGATACGCGAAGACGGAAAAGAAACGCATATCACCTTCAGCGGCGACCTGGGGCGGTACCGGGATGTGATCCTCCGGTCACCGGAAGTATTTCCGCAGGCGGATTATATCATTATGGAATCAACCTATGGAAACAGCCTGCATGAAGATGTGCGGGATACGCCCGAAGTATTACTGGAGTGGATCAATAAGGTTTGTGTGGAACGGAAAGGCAAACTGATCTTCCCCGCGTTCAGTGTGGGCCGTACACAGGAAATCTTATACGCGCTGAACCAGCTGGAAGCGCAACGGGTACTTCCGAAGATCCCGTTTTATGTGGACAGCCCGCTGAGCATTGAGGCAACGGATGTGGTAAAACGGTTTCCGCAGTATTTTAACCGGCAGATCCAGCATGTGTTGAAAAATGACGATGATCCGTTCAGCTTTCCCGGTCTCACCTATATCAAATCGGTGGATGAATCAAAGGCACTGAACTTTAAGAATGGCCCTATGGTAATTATTTCTGCAAGCGGGATGGCCGATGCAGGACGGGTAAAACACCATATCAGCAATAATATCGAAAACTCGAGGAATGCTATTGTGATGACCGGTTACTGCGAGCCGCATTCGCTGGGAGGCCGGCTGCTGGCGGGCGCCAGGGAAGTCGGGATCTTTGGGATCGACCACCAGGTCAACGCAGAAATCGGGCAGGTCAGAAGTATGAGCGCGCACGGCGATTATGAGGACATGAGCCAGTGGCTTGCCTGTCAGGACCCGCAGCAGGTAAAACAGTTGTTCCTGGTACATGGGGAACCGGAAGTGCAGCTGGACTTTAAACAGCGGCTGATAAAAAAAGGCTTTCGCGATGTGCTGATCCCCGAACGGCATTTTGAGATCGGATTGACATAG
- a CDS encoding 50S ribosomal protein L25 translates to MKTITIEGQLRTEFGKRATRQVRSQGAVPAVIYGGAKEINFSAPAATFKGLVYTPNFQLAEVKLDGATYRCILKDLQFDKVTDELIHVDLLELAEDKKVIATIPIKFTGSAKGVKDGGRFVSKIKALKVKTFPKFLQEVIEVPVDDLEINANIRVEDVKAENIEILNSPRIPIASVVMTRQLRQEEAASAKK, encoded by the coding sequence ATGAAAACAATTACAATCGAAGGACAACTGAGGACCGAGTTTGGCAAAAGAGCCACCCGCCAGGTTCGCTCTCAGGGCGCTGTGCCTGCTGTAATTTACGGGGGTGCTAAAGAAATCAATTTCAGTGCGCCGGCAGCAACATTCAAAGGACTGGTTTATACTCCCAACTTTCAGTTGGCTGAAGTAAAGCTGGATGGTGCAACTTACAGATGTATTTTGAAAGATCTGCAATTTGACAAAGTTACTGATGAGCTGATCCACGTAGATCTCCTGGAACTGGCAGAGGATAAGAAAGTGATCGCTACGATTCCGATCAAATTCACCGGAAGCGCAAAAGGGGTGAAGGACGGCGGACGTTTTGTTTCCAAGATCAAGGCACTTAAGGTTAAAACATTTCCGAAATTTTTGCAGGAAGTGATTGAAGTACCTGTAGACGACTTGGAGATCAATGCCAACATCCGCGTGGAAGATGTAAAAGCGGAGAATATCGAGATCCTGAACTCTCCCCGTATTCCTATTGCCTCTGTTGTAATGACAAGACAGTTAAGGCAGGAAGAAGCAGCATCAGCAAAAAAATAA
- a CDS encoding fumarylacetoacetate hydrolase family protein codes for MKIICIGRNYAAHARELGNEIPEDPVVFLKPKSALLRPHLPFYYPEFTNELHYESELVIRVSKNGRYINRRYANQYYDAITLGIDFTARDLQNELKKKGLPWEKAKAWDNSAVIGKWRLVSDFENIKSINFGLYKNDELVQHGNSSKMIHNFESVLSHVSKYFTLNIGDLIFTGTPEGVGEVVTGDVLEGILEDESVFQLTVE; via the coding sequence ATGAAAATTATTTGTATTGGGCGGAACTATGCAGCGCATGCCAGGGAGCTGGGCAATGAAATTCCGGAAGATCCCGTGGTTTTTTTAAAGCCGAAAAGCGCACTGTTAAGACCTCATTTGCCTTTTTATTACCCTGAATTTACCAATGAACTGCACTATGAAAGCGAGCTGGTCATCCGGGTATCCAAAAACGGCCGGTATATCAACCGGCGATATGCCAACCAGTATTATGACGCCATTACCCTTGGGATCGATTTTACGGCCCGGGATCTCCAAAACGAATTGAAAAAGAAAGGATTACCCTGGGAGAAAGCAAAAGCCTGGGATAATTCAGCGGTTATCGGTAAATGGCGCCTGGTAAGCGATTTTGAGAATATCAAAAGCATCAATTTCGGGCTTTATAAAAACGACGAGCTGGTACAGCACGGTAACTCCTCAAAGATGATCCACAATTTTGAATCAGTCCTGTCGCACGTCTCCAAATATTTTACGCTTAATATCGGGGATCTGATCTTTACCGGAACTCCCGAAGGCGTTGGAGAGGTGGTAACAGGCGATGTACTGGAAGGCATTCTTGAAGACGAGAGTGTATTTCAGTTAACTGTAGAATAA
- a CDS encoding vWA domain-containing protein: MRMNYPGRSLKLRLGAALVAVVLFSCKKDDTIKITPPLDDNSLPSAAVYNVRVLEGGEQKVRFSVDLALFKDSKNMEYGFGTSQFWIDTLLNAYAFKTIKASLTGGGGGSKYSSIMLMDQSGSTNDTDPDDLRINAGKIFCWNMEQGNDSWVWWFSSNYYKIGSGFSSDTAQLVKDVESVRNKPKDQTLLYDSQYESVNSLSKSAAKPVKALLTFTDGKNNSGSKSGADVVNAAKTGNVRLYNIGLGASSDDYLYDQAVATGGAFMYAKDAKQLISMFGNLGKLLDGSARFYSVEWEMTPAKGNTVISKGTYKVVLQVVTPYNYTIDVPVTIRYQ, from the coding sequence ATGCGAATGAACTACCCCGGCAGATCACTGAAACTGCGTCTTGGAGCAGCGCTTGTGGCTGTTGTGCTGTTTTCCTGCAAAAAGGATGATACAATTAAGATAACCCCGCCGCTTGATGACAACTCATTACCCTCTGCGGCTGTGTATAATGTAAGAGTGCTGGAAGGCGGCGAACAGAAAGTACGTTTTTCGGTGGATCTTGCCTTGTTCAAGGATTCCAAAAATATGGAGTATGGATTTGGTACCAGTCAATTCTGGATCGATACGCTGCTGAATGCATATGCCTTTAAAACCATAAAAGCTTCGCTGACCGGTGGCGGAGGCGGCTCGAAATATTCCTCTATCATGCTGATGGATCAGAGCGGAAGCACCAATGATACGGATCCGGATGACCTGCGGATCAATGCCGGCAAGATCTTCTGCTGGAACATGGAGCAGGGCAACGATTCCTGGGTATGGTGGTTCTCTTCTAATTACTATAAGATAGGTTCCGGCTTCAGCTCAGACACCGCGCAGCTTGTAAAAGACGTGGAGAGTGTACGTAATAAACCCAAGGACCAGACACTGCTTTATGATTCCCAATACGAGTCGGTGAACAGCCTTTCCAAAAGTGCTGCAAAACCGGTGAAGGCGCTGCTTACTTTTACTGATGGTAAAAACAATTCCGGAAGTAAAAGTGGTGCTGATGTGGTAAATGCGGCAAAAACAGGGAATGTACGTCTTTACAATATCGGATTGGGTGCTTCATCCGATGATTATCTCTACGATCAGGCCGTTGCTACCGGCGGTGCATTTATGTACGCGAAAGACGCCAAACAACTGATCAGTATGTTTGGTAACCTGGGCAAACTGCTCGACGGATCTGCCAGATTCTATTCAGTGGAATGGGAAATGACCCCCGCAAAGGGCAACACGGTCATATCAAAGGGTACTTATAAGGTAGTACTACAGGTAGTAACACCCTACAACTACACCATAGACGTACCGGTAACCATCCGCTACCAGTAA
- the pth gene encoding aminoacyl-tRNA hydrolase: MKYLLAGLGNIGNEYAHTRHNIGFDVIAAFVHKHGGEFRSDRLAYVAEVKIKGRTGICICPTTYMNLSGKALKFWLEKEKIPLERSLTVLDDLALPLSKMRIKPAGSDGGHNGLRSIQAVLNTTAYPKLRFGIGNAFPKGMQSEFVLGKWGREEEPLVKLKVDKAVAAIETFLFQGIEAAMNEINSKEFTL, encoded by the coding sequence ATGAAATATTTATTAGCAGGTTTAGGAAACATTGGAAATGAATATGCACATACCCGGCATAACATTGGTTTTGATGTGATCGCCGCATTTGTTCACAAGCATGGCGGAGAATTTCGAAGCGACCGACTGGCTTATGTGGCAGAAGTAAAAATAAAAGGCCGTACCGGTATTTGTATTTGTCCTACCACCTATATGAATCTTAGCGGAAAAGCGCTTAAATTCTGGTTGGAGAAAGAAAAAATCCCGTTGGAACGTTCCCTGACCGTGCTGGATGACCTGGCACTTCCGTTATCAAAAATGCGGATAAAACCCGCAGGCAGTGATGGTGGACACAATGGATTAAGGAGTATACAGGCGGTGTTGAATACAACTGCGTATCCGAAATTAAGATTTGGAATCGGCAATGCCTTTCCAAAAGGGATGCAGTCCGAATTTGTGCTTGGAAAGTGGGGAAGGGAAGAGGAACCGCTCGTAAAGCTGAAAGTCGATAAGGCGGTAGCAGCCATCGAAACATTCCTGTTTCAGGGTATCGAAGCCGCAATGAATGAAATAAATAGCAAAGAGTTTACGTTGTAA
- a CDS encoding ribose-phosphate diphosphokinase: MHSAKIFAGTASLQLAEEICQRYGCQLGQIHTQRFSDGEIYVNFLESVRGDYVFLVQSTYAPSDNLMELLLMIDAAKRASAYKVIVVMPYYGYARQDRKDRPRVAIGSKLVANMLTAAGADRIVTMDLHAPQIQGYFDIPVDHLDSHAVFIPYVEQLQLENLTFAAPDVGATNRIREIATYFNAEMVICDKHRKRANEIASMRVIGDVEDRNVVIIDDICDTGGTLAKSAGLLMEKGARSVRAMITHPILSGKAYENIESSVLQELVVCNTIPLQHSSPKIKVISVANLFAVAIKHAFENKSITSLFVHSNLRTSNP, encoded by the coding sequence ATGCATTCAGCCAAAATATTTGCCGGTACGGCATCGCTTCAGTTAGCGGAAGAAATATGCCAGAGATATGGCTGTCAGTTAGGACAAATCCACACACAACGGTTCAGCGACGGGGAAATTTATGTGAATTTTCTGGAAAGTGTTCGCGGCGACTATGTGTTCCTGGTTCAAAGTACCTATGCCCCTTCAGATAACCTGATGGAGCTGCTTTTAATGATCGATGCGGCAAAACGCGCCTCAGCGTATAAAGTGATCGTGGTAATGCCTTATTACGGGTATGCGCGGCAGGACCGGAAGGACCGCCCGCGTGTGGCAATAGGCAGTAAGTTGGTTGCCAATATGTTAACAGCAGCGGGGGCAGACCGGATCGTTACCATGGACCTGCACGCTCCGCAGATCCAGGGGTATTTTGATATCCCGGTGGATCATTTGGACAGCCATGCAGTTTTTATACCCTATGTAGAGCAATTACAGCTGGAAAACCTTACCTTTGCAGCCCCTGACGTAGGCGCAACCAACCGGATCCGGGAAATTGCCACCTATTTCAATGCAGAAATGGTGATTTGTGACAAGCACCGGAAACGGGCAAACGAGATCGCCAGCATGCGGGTGATCGGTGATGTGGAAGACCGGAATGTGGTAATTATTGATGATATCTGCGATACAGGGGGAACACTGGCAAAAAGTGCCGGTTTGTTGATGGAGAAAGGAGCCAGAAGTGTAAGGGCGATGATCACGCATCCGATATTGAGCGGAAAGGCATACGAGAATATCGAAAGCAGTGTGCTGCAGGAGCTGGTGGTTTGTAACACCATTCCACTTCAGCATTCCAGTCCGAAGATAAAGGTGATCTCAGTTGCAAACCTGTTCGCGGTAGCAATTAAACACGCTTTTGAAAATAAGAGTATCACAAGTCTTTTTGTACACTCTAATTTAAGGACATCGAATCCATAA